The Vulcanimicrobium alpinum sequence GGCGAACGCCAGCGCGAGCGCGAACGCCGCCCGCACGACCGCAGGAATGCTCGGATGCGAGAATCCCGGCGCGCGCGCCATCAGCCCGGCGGCGCGCGCGAAAACGAGCAGCGTCGTCTGCGTCATCCGCGCACCAGCTCAGGGATGCGCGCGATCGCCTCGACGACCAGCCGCGCGCACAGGTCGATCCCGAAGCGCCCGAACACGGCGAGCATCGCGCCGATCGCGACGAGCTTCGGCAGCAGCGTGAGCGTCTGTTCCTGGACTTGCGTCGCTGCCTGCAGGATCGCGACGGCCGCGCCGATCGCCGTCGCCACGACGAGGATCGGGAGCGCGAGCACGGCGGTCGTCAGCAGCGCATCGCGAACGAGTCCGTCAAAGGCATCCATGCCGCGATGCTGCGACACGGATGTTGCCGCGATGCTGCGGCGTTATGGCGTCAGTGCATCTCGCGCGCGACCGCCGAGCCGCTCCCGCCGACCAAAAAGTCGAAGTCGGCGCCG is a genomic window containing:
- a CDS encoding flagellar biosynthetic protein FliQ, translating into MDAFDGLVRDALLTTAVLALPILVVATAIGAAVAILQAATQVQEQTLTLLPKLVAIGAMLAVFGRFGIDLCARLVVEAIARIPELVRG